TACCTAATACTGTGATACCAGTGAGGTAGATGAATTGCCACTGTGAATCACATTGGAATGTGTAGTAAATTGGAGGGAAGAAGGAAGTTATGATCATTACTGCAATGCCCATGTAATCAAGTCGTAGTAATAGGAGATTTAAACGTTTAGAATGGCAAAGGAAGAGATGGCAAATACTGCTTGAGAGAAGACAGAACATGGAACCACCTAAGAAGACGAAGAATGGCCATCTTGCTACTGTTAAGTTCTCCAAGTCATGGAGTGTTGTTACTCCCTGCACAGTTTTGGATGTTAAAGTAGAGTTAGTGCAGTATTCAAGTGACTCCGGATCTTCTACTTCCATCTGCCCCTACTTCCGTGTGCGCCCTACAAACAACGGGGCACGCAAAGagcgccttacccctgcccgagcgggggtaaggcggtctttgtgcATCTCGTTGTGTATAGGGCGCACACagaagtaggggcaggcggaagtagaggatgtcgatTCGTATTGAAGTTGAGTGGATTCTTATACTTAAATTTTTGTAAGGGAGAgagttctctgagcaagcggcattTGGCATAAGGGATTACACTGATGAAGTACGATAAGAAATGGTATTGTATATAGAAAGTCAAGGATAACATTTTatatgaagagagagatagacatagaggTGCTACTATATCTTCCCCGGCCCCgacagctcagagaaccttttccttttatgtaaaatctgaattAAATATAACTTACCGCCAAGAAATTTTTGGAATCATCTGTCGTTATTGGAAAAGACCTGCCACAAGTGCACACTAAGTTAGTTTTTCCACTCTCATGTTTGTTTGGAGTTAGAAATTTTTAGAAACACTAAAATCATTAATTTTTGGTTATGATTATTATTTTTGAGGAAAGGTTTCTTTAATCCTACTGCATTTCCTATATATTTTCTcacaaaaataatattttatttatcttagagaaaaataataataataaattcatATGTGGGATTGCACAGAAAACATCACACTTTTCcctattaattattaattattccCTATTTTTTTAAGTAGGTGCCAAATGACTATTGCTATGATTATTGGAAAAAGGCATGTCACAAATGCATACAAAATTAGTGTTTCCACTCTCATGCTTGTTTGGAGTTTAAAATTtttggaatcttttttttttttttaataaatttttggaATCATTATAATCATTTGTCGTTGTTGCTCGGTCACAATTCCTTACCACATGACAAGTAGAGGGgttcaataaaacaaaaatacaaagaaagaaaaaagacaagTATGGGTTGGTGCATTTGATAGAAGACATAGAACAGATTGTCAAATTTCAACTCCAAAGAAGCATGAGAATtggataaaaaattaaaaaaattgagcaCATGATTCATGGATTTTTAGACAAGAAATAAATTCTTTATTTGCATTTCTatatttgccatgtggcaagttGAAAGCTACTCAGAATCAATTGGCAAGAGGTACTTatcaggaaaaataaataaatttggcAAGAGGTAAATGATTGCGTGAATTGTTCAAACAATCCTAGTCAGCCCCTCTCACAGTGGAAGAACAGATAGTTACTATTTATATCAGAGCGAATAGATATCTCGATTCTGTAGAGGTAAAGAAATTTCTCGTTTAATTACATACCTACTTAAAAACCAataaaccttttcttttttcaagaaATCATATCTTCTACTAAATTAATTATGGACAGTAgagctcacatgtcaagtttcaatcgAAACAAAGTTTGTAAAGTATCAAAATCAAGCATTGAAAAATTAGGAGAGATTCACTAATAGCTGAAGTATTAGTATATACATGTCCTTGCATGGAagaatatttgattgaattagattctaaaatttgacatgtgactaatTCAAACAATACcctttctatccaatggttagatgAGCACGTCATCTTTCCACGCAATGCGAATAGGTGTGAGAGATCAGGTATTCTTCATATACTTGCTAGATTGAGGGATTGTTGCCTAAAAGATTTTAAATGAACAAACAACATACCATTTCTTATTAATAAACTGAAATTGatatttgagaaagaaaaaaaattggggcaTTTTCCATACATTCTTCCATTAGAAGTCATCTTGAAGCAGGCTTTTGGCAAGGGCACGAAAATGGCCACCAATATAATGGATGGCCCACATAATCCTAAAAAAAACCTTTCAGGATCAATTTACCCTTGAAAGCCATAGTATTTACAAGTCTGCCCCTTTAAATTCCTTCACCGTTCTTTATGGGTAAAACTTGTGCACAACCCCatctcaaaaatgaaattatgcattccctcacatatcactgttcatATAAGGGGTGAAATATCATAAATGCCTCTCACTTTTTTGTTAGATTCCAAAAAAGGGATTCCCTTAATCGACCTAAAACTACAGTCGGGCAGTGTAGGGAATCATCTCCCGTTTTAAGTATAATTCTATGTTCTTTAATTTGAAAACCTCTCAAATGACAGAACTGCCCTTCTCTGTTTTATATAACTATAGACAAAATcgataataaagaaaaagagcTTTTGACttctttaattattaatttttaaggGAGTACTTATTTGTCTTTGCTTTTATTTATGTGAACCatttaaaaagaataataaataaataaataaaaagcaaaaGCTTAACTCTTAAGGTACCTGTTGAGTTTGCAAAGGAAATCAGCAGCTACTTGTGGTAGTGGGCCTAGAGGCCTCGAATTTATGATCGTCAACCCCAAGAAGATAAGAAATCCTAACAAATGCCTgcaaaataaatagaaattttcagaagtttataaaaaaataaaaaaaataaaaaaaattgaattaaaagccttattatttctttcaatttcacATGTAAGTAGTAAGTACATACGTCCAAACGTTGAGGGTTTCGTTGTGCCAAGTGAAGATGCTAAAGAAAGAATCTTTAAGAGGCCAATCTGCTCTGTAGTAATTCAAAATATACTCATTATCTTTCAAGTAATCCGGCGAATCCGAAAACGATaccaaattcttcttcttcttcttcttcttcttcttcattgttgtTCTTGTCTTCACGATCACCGTCGTTGTTGTATCATCATCCAATGAATTTGAATCCAAGAActggtggttgtggtggtggtgggtcttcatctccatctccatctccatctccggCGTAGTACTTTCACCTCTTCTCTTCCAGACCAACCCCTCTTTAGCACTAGAAGAAGTCATTAAATTTATTATCTGTTCCCTAATCCAGAGAACAACTATGACGAATTTTGATAACAGTTGAACTCACCACCACCtttaaaactctctctctctctctctctctcgatttggagagagagagagttatatTTATTGTAAGTTCGGCGCCTAAGCAGCTCACCCAACAGGAGCAAATTTGAAAGACtgtctctgtctttctctctttgcTGAATGCTGAGTGCTGACACGACACGAAATGCATAAAAAAACATTTATGATGGGAATGAAAATGGACGGGTGAAGGAAGGGAGATGGAATATTCTGTTTggaattttggatttgagaacAGGGCATTCCGGAATATCTTTTAATCCAGAAGGGTATCTTCTCTCATACATCTTATGCCACTAGAATTGGGCCAATTGGGAATATGACTTGGTCGTAACAATTGTTTTGTCGGTATCAAATCAAATCGGCTGGATTAGTTGATTCGTATCGGTATTGACTGATTCATATCGGTGGTGGATTGATACGGATAAGGGTAAGAACCCTAAATGCCTGCTTGGTTGTCTTGTCTCCTTCCGATTCCAATTCAAATATTCTGGATTCGGTCCGGGTCAGACTTGGATAGAATTAGTTGGTCTTGTTCTAACTTGGTCGGATTGGCCAATTCCTTCGATGCTGATCCGAGTTTTATAGTCATGAGTGGGAATCCAGTAGGCAATTTTTAAAGCTTGCTTGTAATGGATTGTCCAAACTTTtagttggtttggtttggtttggtgaTCCAACCAAACCCAGTCTCAGCGGCCAAAACCCTTTTACCCTGCTAATAATCTGCTAATAACTATAAGTTAGGTTCTTCCGTGACCaaattgaaccgaaccaaaccaatgaTAAACCATATAATAAGACCCAATTAACTGAAACATCAATTTAGGAACATGAAAGCAATTAATAATCTATTCGGCTTTGATTTCTGTCACTTACAACATGCACAGAAGCGAAGCGAACCGATCAGATTAACGCCCTTACTAAAACTAAGAAAATAACCAGAAAAATCAGAACCAGACCACATTTTTGGACCTCCGGTTCAGTTCTACAAATTAtgattgaattgagtaatggaTGGATCACCATGACTCCATAAAGAGACCTACCTGGGTCACTCAACCTTGTTACGTGAAAGGAAAAAACATCTAAGAATATTTAAGATTATAAATGGGATTCATACGCATTATCACAAGATATGCCTAGattacatattttttttcttccactcATTACCTTGGGCAGATAATCTAGCTCCCACAGGGGAATATTGAAGCCATCTTGGAATAATCATGGAGCCCACAAACacaaaagtgttttttttttt
The sequence above is a segment of the Telopea speciosissima isolate NSW1024214 ecotype Mountain lineage chromosome 7, Tspe_v1, whole genome shotgun sequence genome. Coding sequences within it:
- the LOC122668356 gene encoding heptahelical transmembrane protein 1-like, with the translated sequence MKKKKKKKKKNLVSFSDSPDYLKDNEYILNYYRADWPLKDSFFSIFTWHNETLNVWTHLLGFLIFLGLTIINSRPLGPLPQVAADFLCKLNRE